Proteins encoded in a region of the Streptomyces sp. NBC_01471 genome:
- a CDS encoding protealysin inhibitor emfourin, with the protein MRIQVRRTGGFAGIERRAEVDTSARPDAGEWHELAEQAVAAGHDAPPQGVPDGFNYRITVDGRTVYCTDPRLSDAQRSLISRVLKEGA; encoded by the coding sequence ATGCGTATCCAGGTAAGGCGCACGGGAGGCTTCGCCGGTATCGAGCGCCGGGCCGAGGTGGACACCTCGGCCCGGCCCGATGCCGGTGAGTGGCACGAGCTGGCCGAACAGGCGGTGGCGGCGGGCCACGACGCACCGCCCCAGGGGGTGCCCGACGGGTTCAACTACCGGATCACCGTGGACGGCCGGACGGTGTACTGCACGGACCCGCGGCTCAGCGACGCGCAGCGGTCGCTGATCTCGCGGGTGCTGAAGGAGGGAGCGTAG
- a CDS encoding M4 family metallopeptidase encodes MTDTPETTGPTAGSVFCTIIPPHILSKLADADDPELSGPARRTLEADDSHRSRRRTAVAATVREAGGVSGPADPAPRTPKRTIYDAGHGTKLPGTKVRAEGSEPGKDATVNRAYAGLGATFELYLKAYGRYSIDGKGLALDASVHYDRKYNNAFWDGSQMVFGDGDGEIFLDFTIPVDVIGHELTHGVTQYTANLAYSGQSGALNESVSDVFGSLIKQYALGQTADQADWLIGAGLLAPRVSGVALRSMKAPGTAYDDDVLGKDPQPATMKGYVRTTDDNGGVHLNSGIPNHAFYLLADALGGKAWERAGQIWYDTLTGGELAAGASFADFARLTVKAAQARFGSGDEEEAVTKAWSTVGVATGA; translated from the coding sequence ATGACTGACACTCCTGAGACGACCGGCCCGACCGCCGGCTCCGTCTTCTGCACCATCATCCCGCCGCACATCCTCAGCAAGCTCGCCGATGCCGATGACCCGGAGCTCTCCGGCCCGGCCCGCCGCACCCTCGAGGCGGACGACTCACACCGCAGCAGGCGCCGGACGGCCGTGGCCGCCACCGTGCGCGAGGCCGGCGGCGTCTCCGGGCCGGCCGATCCGGCCCCCAGGACCCCGAAGCGCACCATCTACGACGCCGGGCACGGCACCAAGCTGCCCGGTACCAAGGTCCGCGCGGAGGGCTCGGAGCCGGGCAAGGACGCGACGGTCAACCGCGCGTACGCGGGCCTCGGCGCCACCTTCGAGCTGTACCTCAAGGCGTACGGGCGGTACTCGATCGACGGCAAGGGACTGGCACTCGACGCGAGCGTCCACTACGACCGGAAGTACAACAACGCCTTCTGGGACGGCAGCCAGATGGTCTTCGGCGACGGTGACGGGGAGATCTTCCTCGACTTCACCATCCCGGTGGACGTCATCGGCCACGAACTCACCCACGGCGTCACGCAGTACACCGCGAACCTGGCGTACTCCGGCCAGTCCGGCGCGCTCAACGAGTCGGTCTCGGACGTCTTCGGCTCGCTCATCAAGCAGTACGCCCTGGGCCAGACCGCCGACCAGGCCGACTGGCTGATCGGCGCCGGCCTCCTCGCGCCGCGCGTCTCGGGGGTCGCGCTGCGCTCCATGAAGGCACCGGGCACCGCGTACGACGACGACGTACTCGGCAAGGACCCGCAGCCCGCGACCATGAAGGGGTACGTCAGGACCACCGACGACAACGGCGGGGTCCACCTCAACTCCGGCATCCCCAACCACGCCTTCTATCTGCTGGCGGACGCTCTGGGCGGCAAGGCGTGGGAGCGGGCCGGGCAGATCTGGTACGACACCCTGACCGGCGGCGAGCTGGCGGCCGGCGCGAGCTTCGCGGACTTCGCCCGGCTGACGGTCAAGGCGGCCCAGGCCCGTTTCGGCAGCGGCGACGAGGAGGAGGCGGTGACCAAGGCCTGGTCGACGGTCGGTGTCGCGACAGGCGCGTAA
- the leuA gene encoding 2-isopropylmalate synthase, which produces MSHPTPITNATRTQKPSGMPVHKYGQYEAVEIPDRTWPDNRITRAPRWLSTDLRDGNQALIDPMSPARKREMFDLLVKMGYKEIEVGFPASGETDFNFVRSIIEEEGAIPEDVTISVLTQAREDLIERTVESLRGAHRASVHLYNATAPTFRRVVFRGSKDDIKQIAVDGTRLVMEYAEKILGPETTFGYQYSPEIFTDTELDFALEVCEAVMDVWQPEAGREIILNLPATVERSTPSTHADRFEWMSRNLSRREFVCLSVHPHNDRGTAVAAAELAIMAGADRIEGCLFGQGERTGNVDLVTLGMNLFSQGVDPQIDFSQIDEVRRTAEYCNQMEIHPRHPYAGDLVYTSFSGSHQDAIKKGFDAMEADAAAQGKTVDDIEWAVPYLPIDPKDVGRSYEAVIRVNSQSGKGGIAYVLKNEHKLDLPRRMQIEFSKIIQTKTDAEGGEVTPKDIWAIFQDEYLPSSVEGDARWGRIQLRSGQTTTDTDGRDTLTVEAVVDGVETALSGTGNGPISAFFAALSETGVDARLLDYQEHTMSEGASALAASYIECAIDGKVMWGIGIDANTTRASLKAVVSAVNRAAR; this is translated from the coding sequence ATGTCTCACCCCACGCCGATCACCAATGCCACCCGGACGCAGAAGCCGTCCGGAATGCCGGTGCACAAGTACGGCCAGTACGAAGCAGTCGAGATCCCCGACCGCACCTGGCCGGACAACCGCATCACCCGCGCCCCCCGCTGGCTGTCCACCGACCTGCGCGACGGCAACCAGGCCCTGATCGACCCCATGTCACCGGCCCGCAAGCGCGAGATGTTCGACCTGCTGGTGAAGATGGGCTACAAGGAGATCGAGGTCGGCTTCCCGGCCTCCGGCGAGACCGACTTCAACTTCGTACGCTCGATCATCGAGGAAGAGGGCGCGATCCCCGAGGACGTGACCATCTCCGTCCTGACCCAGGCCCGTGAGGACCTCATCGAGCGCACCGTCGAGTCGCTGCGCGGCGCGCACCGGGCGAGCGTGCACCTGTACAACGCGACCGCGCCGACCTTCCGCAGGGTCGTCTTCCGCGGCTCCAAGGACGACATCAAGCAGATCGCCGTGGACGGCACCCGCCTGGTGATGGAGTACGCCGAGAAGATCCTCGGCCCCGAGACGACCTTCGGCTACCAGTACAGCCCGGAGATCTTCACCGACACCGAGCTGGACTTCGCTCTGGAGGTCTGCGAGGCGGTCATGGACGTCTGGCAGCCCGAGGCCGGCCGCGAGATCATCCTCAACCTGCCCGCCACCGTGGAGCGTTCGACGCCGTCCACGCACGCGGACCGCTTCGAGTGGATGTCGCGCAACCTGTCGCGCCGCGAGTTCGTCTGTCTGTCCGTGCACCCGCACAACGACCGCGGTACCGCCGTCGCCGCCGCCGAACTGGCCATCATGGCGGGCGCCGACCGTATCGAGGGCTGTCTGTTCGGGCAGGGCGAGCGCACCGGCAACGTCGACCTGGTCACGCTGGGGATGAACCTGTTCAGCCAGGGCGTCGACCCGCAGATCGACTTCTCGCAGATCGACGAGGTGCGCCGCACCGCCGAGTACTGCAACCAGATGGAGATCCACCCGCGCCACCCCTACGCGGGTGACCTGGTCTACACGTCCTTCTCCGGCTCCCACCAGGACGCCATCAAGAAGGGCTTCGACGCGATGGAGGCCGACGCGGCCGCGCAGGGCAAGACGGTCGACGACATCGAGTGGGCTGTCCCGTACCTGCCGATCGACCCCAAGGACGTCGGCCGCTCGTACGAGGCCGTGATCCGGGTCAACTCGCAGTCCGGCAAGGGCGGTATCGCCTACGTCCTGAAGAACGAGCACAAGCTGGACCTGCCGCGCCGGATGCAGATCGAGTTCTCGAAGATCATCCAGACGAAGACCGACGCCGAGGGCGGCGAGGTCACGCCGAAGGACATCTGGGCGATCTTCCAGGACGAGTACCTGCCCAGCTCCGTCGAGGGCGACGCCCGCTGGGGCCGGATCCAGCTGCGTTCCGGCCAGACCACCACGGACACCGACGGCCGGGACACCCTGACCGTCGAGGCCGTCGTGGACGGAGTCGAGACGGCGCTGTCGGGCACCGGGAACGGTCCGATCTCGGCCTTCTTCGCCGCGCTGTCCGAGACCGGCGTGGACGCCCGGCTCCTGGACTACCAGGAGCACACGATGAGCGAGGGCGCGAGCGCGCTGGCCGCCTCGTACATCGAGTGCGCGATCGACGGCAAGGTCATGTGGGGCATCGGCATCGACGCCAACACCACGCGGGCCTCGCTGAAGGCGGTCGTCTCCGCGGTCAACCGCGCCGCCCGCTGA
- a CDS encoding TerB family tellurite resistance protein: MLSVRGRSGKKSIIWAVRTSWDTVGDGEFFCADCGGDRNYRRLTGRRRLTVLGLPLLSRGRTGPVVECAACWTQFSTETLDRPTTTRFSAMLRDAVHTVTLAVLTAGGTGSHAVIETAVSTVRAAGFDECTEEQLTALVDALAADTGRFVSDAEPCGAALTIELHESLQPLAPHLAPVGRESILLQGARIALADGPYSPAEREVLATVGGALQLCTDDTARLLAAAARMPS; the protein is encoded by the coding sequence GTGCTGTCAGTCCGTGGGCGAAGCGGCAAGAAGTCGATCATCTGGGCCGTCCGCACCTCCTGGGACACGGTCGGTGACGGTGAGTTCTTCTGTGCCGACTGCGGGGGAGACCGTAACTACCGCCGTCTGACCGGCCGCCGCAGGCTCACCGTGCTCGGCCTGCCGCTCCTGTCGCGCGGCCGTACGGGCCCGGTGGTCGAATGCGCCGCCTGCTGGACGCAGTTCTCCACCGAAACCCTGGACCGCCCCACCACGACGCGCTTCTCGGCGATGCTGCGCGACGCCGTCCACACCGTGACGCTCGCCGTCCTCACCGCGGGCGGCACCGGGTCCCACGCGGTGATCGAGACCGCCGTCTCCACGGTCAGGGCCGCCGGGTTCGACGAGTGCACCGAGGAGCAGCTGACCGCCCTGGTCGACGCGCTCGCCGCGGACACCGGCCGCTTCGTCTCGGACGCCGAGCCGTGCGGGGCCGCGCTGACCATCGAGCTGCACGAGTCGCTACAGCCGCTGGCGCCGCATCTCGCCCCGGTGGGCCGGGAATCGATCCTGCTGCAGGGTGCCCGGATCGCCCTGGCGGACGGCCCGTACAGTCCGGCGGAGCGCGAGGTGCTCGCGACGGTCGGCGGCGCACTCCAGCTCTGCACGGACGACACCGCCCGGCTGCTGGCGGCAGCGGCGCGGATGCCGTCCTGA
- the recO gene encoding DNA repair protein RecO: MSLFRDDGVVLRTQKLGEADRIITLLTRGHGRVRAVARGVRRTKSKFGARLEPFSHVDVQFFARGSELIGRGLPLCTQSETIAPYGGGIVSDYARYTAGTAMLETAERFTDHEGEPSVQQYLLLVGGLRTLARGEHAPNLILDAFLLRSLAVNGYAPSFDDCAKCGLEGPNRFFSVAGGGAVCGDCRVPGSVVPSAEAVRLLSALLTGDWTTADAAEPRHVREGSGLVSAYLHWHLERGLRSLRYVEK, encoded by the coding sequence ATGAGTCTTTTCCGTGACGACGGGGTCGTCCTGCGGACTCAGAAGCTGGGTGAGGCCGACCGCATCATCACGCTGCTGACCCGGGGCCACGGGCGGGTGCGTGCCGTGGCGCGGGGCGTGCGGCGTACGAAGTCCAAGTTCGGGGCGCGGCTCGAACCGTTCTCCCATGTCGATGTGCAGTTCTTCGCCCGCGGCAGCGAACTGATCGGGCGCGGGCTCCCGCTGTGCACCCAGAGCGAGACCATCGCTCCGTACGGTGGCGGGATCGTCAGCGACTACGCCCGCTACACGGCCGGCACGGCCATGCTGGAGACGGCGGAGCGCTTCACCGACCACGAGGGCGAGCCGTCCGTCCAGCAGTATCTGCTGCTCGTCGGCGGGCTGCGCACGCTCGCCCGCGGTGAGCACGCCCCGAATCTGATCCTCGACGCGTTCCTGCTGCGCTCGCTCGCCGTCAACGGCTACGCGCCGAGCTTCGACGACTGTGCGAAGTGCGGCCTGGAGGGACCGAACCGGTTCTTCTCCGTGGCGGGTGGCGGGGCGGTGTGCGGCGACTGCCGGGTGCCCGGCAGCGTCGTACCCTCTGCGGAGGCCGTCCGGCTGCTCAGCGCGCTGCTGACGGGGGACTGGACGACGGCCGACGCGGCCGAGCCGCGGCACGTCAGGGAGGGCAGTGGGCTCGTATCGGCCTACCTGCACTGGCATTTGGAGCGCGGGCTGCGCTCGTTGCGGTACGTAGAGAAGTAG
- a CDS encoding isoprenyl transferase: MAGRGILGRNKQEYKTPELHPSGARPPKIPGELVPNHVAIVMDGNGRWAKDRGLPRTEGHKVGEATVLEVLNGCIEMGVKNLSLYAFSTENWKRSPDEVRFLMNFNRDVIRRRRDEMDELGIRIRWVGRMPKLWKSVVEELQVAQEQTKKNDAMTLYFCVNYGGRAEIADAAQAIARDVAAGKLDPSKVNEKTFAKYIYYPDMPDVDLFLRPSGEQRTSNYLIWQSAYAEMVFQDVLWPDFDRRDLWRACLEYAQRDRRFGGAIEETTG; encoded by the coding sequence ATGGCAGGACGCGGGATTCTGGGGCGAAACAAGCAGGAGTACAAAACCCCCGAACTGCACCCGTCGGGCGCCCGCCCGCCGAAGATCCCCGGCGAACTGGTGCCGAACCACGTGGCGATCGTCATGGACGGCAACGGCCGCTGGGCCAAGGACCGTGGGCTGCCGCGCACCGAGGGTCACAAGGTCGGTGAGGCCACCGTTCTCGAGGTGCTCAACGGCTGCATCGAGATGGGTGTCAAGAACCTCTCGCTGTACGCCTTCTCGACCGAGAACTGGAAGCGCTCGCCCGACGAGGTGCGCTTCCTGATGAACTTCAACCGCGATGTCATCAGGCGGCGCCGGGACGAGATGGACGAGCTGGGGATCCGGATCCGCTGGGTGGGCCGGATGCCCAAGCTGTGGAAGTCGGTCGTCGAGGAACTCCAGGTCGCACAGGAACAGACCAAGAAGAATGACGCGATGACGCTGTACTTCTGCGTCAACTACGGCGGGCGGGCGGAGATCGCGGACGCGGCGCAGGCCATCGCCCGTGATGTGGCGGCGGGCAAGCTGGACCCGTCGAAGGTCAACGAGAAGACCTTCGCGAAGTACATCTACTACCCGGACATGCCGGACGTGGACCTCTTCCTGCGCCCCAGCGGCGAGCAGCGCACGTCCAACTACCTGATCTGGCAGAGCGCGTACGCGGAGATGGTCTTCCAGGACGTCCTCTGGCCGGACTTCGACCGCCGCGACCTGTGGCGTGCCTGCCTCGAATACGCCCAGCGCGACCGGCGGTTCGGCGGAGCGATCGAGGAGACGACCGGCTGA